The following DNA comes from Fundulus heteroclitus isolate FHET01 unplaced genomic scaffold, MU-UCD_Fhet_4.1 scaffold_496, whole genome shotgun sequence.
GCTTGGTTGCTTGCATGCCCAGCTGAAGCTGCACTTGTGTAAGCTTCTCTTTTAAAGATACAGAAGAGTAGGCCATTAAGCCACTGCAGTAGGAGTACAGACAAGCtattaacattaaatattggaataaaagaaaagagcatACCTTAGCAGTGGTGCTGCTTCTAAAGTAGCCAACTAGCTTCCTTGCTTTGGCCCGGAGGCCAGAGAGCACAGGGTGCTGGTGAAGCGCCCTCTTCACAAGATTGAGGGTGTGAGCAACACAAATGTGGTGGCGAAGCTTCAGCTCTCTCACACATGCCACCATATTAGGAGCGCCATCGGTGACCATGCATGTCACCTTGCCTGAGATTCCCCATTCCTCCATCAGGGAGGCTTTCACACAAGCAATATTTTCAGCAGTGTCAGACTGGGGGAATGCCTGCACTCCCAACAACACCGAGCTCAGCTTTTCGTTCTCCTCCACAAAGTGGCATGTCACTGCCAGGTAGGCATCCATGTTGATGGATGTTCACATATCTGATGTAAGACTAACAGCAGCCACCTTCTCTACTTTAGTCTTTGCGTGCTCCTTAGCAGACTCATATTTGGCCTCCACCATGGCCTTCAGAGCCTAaaggaataaatatatatatatttatgaatTGTGACACATACAATAATGTAGTCATTCGTTTCATGCATGGACCCACACATACCTGCCTTGTAGGGAGAACATAATTGGGATCCAGCTTACACACAAATGTCCTGAATCCAACGTCATCCACAATAGTGAAAGGCTGGGTATCCTTCACTATCATGGAGACTAGAGCTTCATCCAGCTCCTGTTTTCTGGTGGCTGGTTAAAAGGGAATTAATACAGTGTCTGTTACCTGTCTTTATTTGCACAACAAGCAAACATCAGCATGCAAAAATTGTGATAGTGTGTTTGTAATATAGTAATGAAATACCTTGGCTAGGTGAAGCTCCAGTTTCCTCCATATTCTCATGCAAGGCACGGTAGTGCCTTAGCATGGATGAGGTGTTATTATTGTACCCCAACTCCTTGGAGCACAATAAACACCTCACctttacagaaaataagaaacagtgaaaaatacaGTTCCTCATAAGCAAACCTAATGCATATGCAAATGTTCAGTTCACCTTACCTTGTTAGGGCTTATCAAATCGAAATGTTCCCAAATAGGGGAAATCCTCCTCTTCTCGCCGGCTCCATCCTACTCCTATCCTGTCCTTGCACTCCTaaatctcctatctatctatctctctctctcctaaactctccaaacaccaaactaactgtctcaaactaaataaccactatccaaactatcaaaagtctatccactctctcaactgaccgcaactcgcctacaacaacctacattttgaatggagcctgtggggtttctaaagctgtcaaACCCCCGTGCCAAAATCTGAGCCACAcaccgaagcagtcacgtggtacagtcgggcagcgaggcttcggacttCATCGTTTTTGGCCCCTCCCAAAAATAAAGCAAGCTTCGATACGCGCATTATGGAAACGCcgcctccattactcgacacacgcctcgaagcctcggcacatcacgtaacatcactagaTTTCTGCTTGTTTCCTTGCCTTTGTCGGACTCTCCTGTGGTTCTCAGTTTCTGGACATAGACCCTTGCTTGTTGCCTGTCTCTGCCTCTCAGCCTAGTATGCCTGTACTTCTGTTTGTTGGATAACTTTGGATTCTTGAACCTTAAATTGGACTCTGGATACAGCCTAATGGATTTCCCCAATTGTGCCTCTGCCTATCCCCGATCGCCTGTGTATGAGTATGACCCCAGACTGTGTTACAATTCCCACACATTGCCTAACCCCTTCTGGAGGGAACATTCCTCATTTGATTCAGCGTTATGGATCCAATTAAGGTTAGTGGCTACTGTGAAATACTTCCCTCTCTCCTGTACAATCTATCAGCCACtaacctgtctctctccccTGCACTGCTGCCAGTCCCGGGGGACGACACATTGGCTAGGGGAGGAGTGACTGAAGTGTGGCTTACCAGCCACATGCAGCTTCTCTCTCCATCTCATACAGCTCATGGCGATTTTACTGGTCTGTTCTCATGTTAACTATAAATGTTCTCATTTTAACTGCAGTTAGTAAagcattttaatttgaaaaatcttttcttttgaaaatgaTCAACTTCCACCACCTCCATCGTCACACGAAATTCAATCCTCTCTTCAGTTACTTCAACTGAACCACTAACATAGCACCAACCCCTGGTACCAGGGGAGGAATTTAACTATTATTTTTATCTCCTTGGGGGACGTCTCAGATTTTTCGTGCTCAGCTCTGATCTTCCAATTTGtcgggacagcggcaggacTGGGTACATACCTCTTGTTgtgctgaactttttttttactccataaTGATAAGCTGAAATCGGGAACATTTATGGGACACCTTTtgccggggacaggtcatccaaaacaggGACTATCCCCGGAAATCAGGGATGTCTGATCACCGTAGTGTAGTGTGCGTcctttccagaagtttccccaagtcctttttgaataactgcacaaaagcaagaccatcttaccttgcTATTCCGTTCTTCAGGGGGAtcttgtgaaaaaaatctcccaaatccactctggtcttatttctttctactgagtccCTTCTCCTCTCATAAATTgaacatgtttttcttcttgtaaCTCTCAGCCGTGTGACTTCTTGTGactcaaagtctacggtgagagcagcacagctacaatgaacggctaatcactaacctagccgctaagctaactggataaaGCGGAAACTCAGAAGGAAAGAGAACGGAAACTGGCGTTACGTGAccacgtcagaatgattggcagtGGGAAAACCAATAAATAAGGCGATTCCCCAGAAACTTGAGGGACAGTGGGGGGTGAGTATACAATGTCACCCACAATGGGTGAGAGCCGGAACAAAACTGATAAATTTGCCCATaggacaaaacagcaaaaattgcttaaagtttttacaggcctgcaactCCCACAGagtgatttttttaaccttcttatTGTGAATACATGATTTATTAACTACGTTCGGGATggatataacaaaaagtgtttctgaacaggattacagACTATGGCTTTAGGAAGAATCTGATTTGGAGCCCTTCTTTCTGTTAAGAGCATCATCACCACCAATAACCGTGTTTGAATGCAGATTTGGTGGCCTCTGAGACGGGGGCC
Coding sequences within:
- the LOC118560857 gene encoding zinc finger BED domain-containing protein 1-like, which encodes MDAYLAVTCHFVEENEKLSSVLLGVQAFPQSDTAENIACVKASLMEEWGISGKVTCMVTDGAPNMVACVRELKLRHHICVAHTLNLVKRALHQHPVLSGLRAKARKLVGYFRSSTTAKLTQVQLQLGMQATKLMQEVKTRWNSTYLMLQRLVELREPSSLQKTRVGIKSIPPPEDDRESPSGERHKVGTSSSSGNRRAARQTAQGEAAHAPVNEHLVAGYTPGPTI